The following are encoded in a window of Mycobacterium decipiens genomic DNA:
- a CDS encoding DUF5078 domain-containing protein: protein MSRLNNGLRAGAFALVLGLAAAIYPATAAADSTEDFPVPRRMIATTCDAEQYLAAVRDTSPVYYQRYMIDFNNHANLQEATINKAHWFFSLSPAERRDYSEHFYNGDPLTFAWVNHMKIFFNNKGVVAKGTEVCNGYPAGDMSVWNWA, encoded by the coding sequence ATGTCTCGGCTGAATAACGGCCTGCGTGCAGGCGCCTTTGCTCTGGTCCTCGGCCTAGCCGCCGCGATCTACCCCGCGACCGCCGCGGCCGATTCCACGGAGGATTTCCCGGTACCGCGCAGAATGATCGCGACCACTTGCGACGCCGAACAGTATCTGGCGGCCGTGCGGGATACCAGCCCGGTGTACTACCAGCGGTACATGATCGACTTCAACAACCACGCAAACCTTCAGGAAGCGACGATAAACAAGGCGCATTGGTTTTTCTCGCTGTCTCCCGCGGAGCGCCGGGACTACTCCGAGCACTTTTACAACGGCGATCCGCTGACGTTCGCCTGGGTCAATCACATGAAGATCTTCTTCAACAACAAGGGCGTCGTCGCCAAAGGCACCGAGGTGTGCAACGGATACCCCGCCGGCGACATGTCGGTGTGGAACTGGGCGTAA
- a CDS encoding TetR family transcriptional regulator, protein MRYPLPVAQLSFQRARTEESKRQRAAALVEAARSLASETGVASVTLTAVAGRAGIHYSAVRRYFTSHKEVLLHLAAEGWVRWSETVCEKLGGPGPMTPPLVAEALASGLAADPLFCDLLANLHLHLEHEVDVDRVVEVKRTSTAAVIALADAIEGALPALGRSGAFDILLAAYSLAATLWQIANPPERLTDAYADEPEVLPPEWNLDFASALTRLLTATCIGLISESS, encoded by the coding sequence GTGCGTTATCCTCTGCCGGTGGCGCAACTCAGCTTCCAGCGCGCCCGCACCGAGGAAAGCAAGCGCCAACGTGCGGCGGCGTTGGTGGAAGCCGCGCGTTCGCTGGCTTCGGAGACTGGTGTCGCATCGGTGACGTTGACCGCTGTCGCGGGTCGTGCCGGGATTCACTACTCGGCGGTGCGCCGCTACTTCACCTCGCATAAAGAGGTCCTGCTGCACCTAGCCGCCGAGGGTTGGGTGCGGTGGTCGGAAACGGTGTGCGAGAAGTTGGGTGGGCCCGGGCCGATGACGCCACCGCTGGTGGCCGAGGCGCTGGCCAGCGGATTGGCCGCCGATCCACTGTTTTGCGACCTGCTTGCCAATCTTCACCTCCATCTCGAGCACGAGGTGGACGTCGACCGGGTTGTCGAAGTCAAGCGGACCAGTACCGCAGCCGTGATCGCGCTCGCCGACGCGATCGAAGGCGCGTTGCCGGCGCTCGGGCGTTCGGGGGCTTTCGACATCCTGCTGGCTGCCTACTCGTTGGCGGCCACCCTGTGGCAGATCGCCAATCCGCCAGAGCGGCTCACCGACGCCTACGCCGACGAGCCCGAGGTGCTCCCACCTGAGTGGAACCTCGACTTTGCCTCCGCGCTTACTCGCCTGCTCACCGCTACGTGTATCGGCCTTATCTCCGAATCATCATGA
- a CDS encoding RND family transporter, which translates to MTDNRTSTARPSIARMIHRLSVPIILFWLALVVVLTALVPSLEEVGREHSVPMSPSNAESLQAMKRVGKVFNEFDTDSSVMIILEADKPLGDDAHHYYDQLIQKIREDKKHVEHVQDFWGDPLTAAGSQSGDGKAAYVQVYLTGNQGETLANESVESVRKIVESTPAPPGVKAYVTGPAALTADQSTAGEKGLQRVTAITLVVIFVMLLFVYRSIATVILVLLTVATELMAARGVVAFLAHNNIIGLSTFAVNLLVLMAIAAGTDYAIFVLGRYHEARGAGEDREKAFYTMFHGTAHVVLGSGLTIAGAMYCLSFTRLPYFQSLGAPCAIGMLVAVLAALTLGPAVLTVGSFFGLFDPKRKMRTRGWRRVGTAIVRWPGPILAVSVAIALIGLLALPAYKTDYDARKYMPASTPANVGYAAADRHFSQARMNPELLLIETDHDMRNPANMLVLDRIAKGVFHTPGIARVQTITRPLGTPIEHTSIPFQISMQNTTQVENMQYMKQRMADMLTQAAAMQESIDTLQRMYDIMSKMVATTHHMDGLTHDMVDITSELRDHIADFEDFWRPIRSYFYWEKHCFDIPLCWSVRSIFDALDGLDQLTEKLSDLSKDLDQLDILMPQMLAQIPAQIATMKTMKTMMLTMHSSMSSLYDQMDVMSQNSTAMGQAFDAAKNDDSFYIPPEVFDNPDFKRGLKMFLSPDGHAARFIISHEGDPATPEGISHVDPILKAAKEAIKGTPLEGAKIYLGGTAAMYKDMRDGSKYDLLIAGIAAASLIFIIMLIITRSLVAAFVIVGTVLLSLGASFGLSVLVWQHIFQFELHWMVLAMSVILLLAVGSDYNLLLVSRFKEEIDAGLKTGIIRSMAGTGAVVTNAGLVFAATMASFIFSDLKVIGQVGTTIALGLLFDTLIVRSFMMPSVAALLGRWFWWPQQVRTRPASQLLRPFGPRPLVRALLLPRDGDSPEASDTDRFAVSAPGGTSA; encoded by the coding sequence ATGACCGACAACCGGACATCAACAGCAAGGCCCTCGATTGCGCGGATGATCCACCGGCTTTCGGTGCCGATCATCCTGTTCTGGCTGGCCCTGGTCGTGGTCCTGACCGCCTTGGTTCCGTCACTGGAAGAGGTCGGACGCGAGCACTCCGTTCCGATGAGCCCCAGCAACGCGGAGTCGCTGCAGGCGATGAAGCGCGTCGGCAAGGTATTCAATGAGTTTGATACCGACAGCTCGGTCATGATCATCCTGGAAGCCGACAAGCCCCTTGGCGATGACGCCCATCACTACTACGACCAGCTGATCCAGAAGATTCGCGAGGACAAAAAGCACGTAGAGCACGTGCAGGACTTTTGGGGGGACCCACTTACCGCGGCCGGTTCGCAAAGCGGGGACGGCAAGGCGGCCTATGTCCAGGTGTATCTCACCGGCAACCAGGGTGAGACCCTGGCCAACGAGTCTGTGGAGTCGGTGCGCAAGATCGTCGAGAGCACACCGGCGCCGCCCGGGGTCAAGGCGTATGTCACCGGCCCGGCCGCACTCACCGCCGACCAGTCGACTGCCGGCGAAAAGGGCCTCCAGAGAGTTACCGCGATCACCCTGGTGGTGATCTTTGTGATGCTCCTTTTTGTTTATCGTTCGATCGCCACGGTGATCCTGGTTCTTTTAACGGTGGCAACGGAGCTAATGGCGGCACGGGGAGTTGTCGCCTTCCTGGCCCATAACAATATCATTGGGCTTTCGACTTTCGCGGTTAATCTGCTGGTTCTGATGGCGATCGCCGCCGGGACGGACTATGCGATATTTGTGCTCGGTCGATATCATGAGGCCCGCGGGGCTGGTGAGGACCGGGAAAAAGCGTTCTACACCATGTTTCACGGAACCGCGCACGTTGTTTTGGGCTCGGGCTTGACAATTGCCGGTGCAATGTATTGTCTCAGCTTCACTCGGCTGCCGTATTTTCAGTCCCTGGGCGCTCCCTGCGCAATAGGAATGCTGGTCGCCGTGCTGGCCGCGCTGACCCTGGGCCCGGCCGTGCTGACCGTCGGCAGCTTCTTTGGTCTGTTCGACCCCAAACGCAAGATGCGGACCCGGGGATGGCGGCGGGTGGGTACCGCAATTGTCCGCTGGCCTGGACCGATTCTGGCTGTGTCGGTTGCGATCGCCCTCATTGGGCTGCTCGCTCTACCGGCGTACAAAACAGATTACGACGCCCGCAAATATATGCCGGCCAGCACACCGGCGAATGTCGGATATGCAGCCGCCGACCGCCACTTTTCTCAGGCCCGGATGAATCCGGAATTGTTGTTGATCGAGACCGATCATGATATGCGAAATCCGGCTAATATGTTGGTGTTGGACAGGATCGCCAAGGGGGTCTTTCACACCCCCGGTATCGCGCGCGTGCAAACGATAACACGGCCGTTGGGCACGCCGATCGAGCACACCTCGATTCCTTTTCAGATCAGCATGCAGAATACGACGCAGGTCGAGAACATGCAGTACATGAAACAGCGCATGGCCGACATGTTGACGCAGGCCGCCGCCATGCAGGAATCGATTGACACGCTGCAGCGCATGTACGACATCATGAGCAAGATGGTCGCCACCACGCATCATATGGACGGCCTCACGCATGACATGGTGGACATTACCAGCGAATTGCGCGATCATATCGCTGATTTCGAAGACTTTTGGCGACCGATCCGCAGCTACTTTTATTGGGAAAAACATTGCTTCGATATCCCTCTTTGCTGGTCGGTGAGATCCATATTCGATGCGCTCGACGGTCTAGACCAGCTCACGGAAAAGCTATCGGATCTGTCCAAAGACTTGGACCAGCTGGATATCCTGATGCCGCAGATGCTGGCGCAGATCCCGGCGCAGATCGCGACCATGAAGACCATGAAGACGATGATGCTGACCATGCACAGCTCGATGTCCTCGCTGTATGACCAGATGGACGTGATGAGCCAGAACTCGACAGCGATGGGGCAGGCTTTCGACGCCGCAAAAAACGACGATTCCTTCTACATACCGCCGGAAGTATTCGACAATCCGGATTTCAAGCGCGGCCTGAAGATGTTCCTGTCGCCGGACGGGCACGCCGCCCGCTTCATCATCTCTCATGAGGGCGATCCCGCCACGCCCGAAGGCATTTCACATGTCGATCCGATATTGAAGGCGGCCAAGGAGGCCATCAAGGGCACTCCGCTGGAGGGCGCCAAGATCTACCTCGGCGGAACCGCCGCGATGTACAAGGATATGCGAGACGGGTCCAAATACGACCTCCTGATCGCGGGAATCGCTGCTGCCAGCTTGATTTTCATCATCATGTTGATCATTACCCGGAGTCTGGTGGCGGCATTTGTCATTGTGGGTACTGTGCTTCTTTCGTTGGGTGCGTCTTTCGGGCTCTCCGTGCTGGTTTGGCAGCACATTTTTCAGTTCGAACTGCACTGGATGGTGCTCGCGATGTCGGTCATCCTGCTTTTAGCTGTGGGATCTGACTACAACTTGCTGCTGGTTTCCCGCTTCAAGGAGGAAATCGATGCGGGATTGAAGACCGGAATTATTCGCTCGATGGCGGGCACCGGGGCGGTGGTGACGAATGCGGGCCTCGTCTTTGCCGCGACCATGGCGTCCTTCATATTCAGCGACCTAAAGGTCATCGGTCAGGTGGGTACCACCATCGCCCTCGGCCTCTTGTTCGACACGTTGATCGTGCGCTCGTTCATGATGCCGTCGGTGGCCGCGCTGCTGGGACGCTGGTTCTGGTGGCCGCAGCAAGTGCGCACTCGTCCCGCCAGCCAGCTGCTTCGGCCGTTCGGACCCCGCCCGCTGGTTCGCGCGTTGCTGCTGCCCAGGGATGGGGACTCGCCTGAGGCATCCGACACCGATCGGTTCGCGGTGAGCGCGCCAGGCGGAACTTCGGCCTGA
- a CDS encoding NAD(P)/FAD-dependent oxidoreductase translates to MQQSFGRSVAVIGSGVGGLTAAYLLSARDRVTLYEADGRLGGHAHTHYLDSGDGPPGTNVVGVDSAFLVHNDRTYPTLCRLFAELGVATQESDMSMSVRADDIGLEYAGALGPRGLFACRGSLRPRHLWMLAEILRFHRAAVGLLRADADSAEDPPETLEAFLNRHRFSQHFVDYFITPLVAAVWSCGGADALRYPARYLFVFLDHHGMLSVFGSPKWRTVTRGSANYVRAIAARLDEVSIRTPVHSLRRLPAGVLVQAGDNAPRLFDAAVVAVHPDQALLLLDDPTPAERAVLGAIPYSTNRAQLHTDESVLPRHYRARASWNYLVSPGTDHVVVSYDISRLMRINARPHFLVTLGGHDRVDPRTVIAEMTYSHPLYTPESVAAQRLLPTLDDDRVVFAGAYHGWGFHEDGAASGLRAARRLGADWPAATTEEAMATC, encoded by the coding sequence GTGCAGCAATCATTCGGACGATCGGTAGCCGTTATCGGAAGTGGCGTGGGCGGCCTCACCGCCGCCTACCTGCTGTCCGCCCGGGACCGAGTCACCCTGTACGAGGCAGACGGGCGGTTGGGCGGCCACGCTCACACCCACTATCTGGACAGCGGTGACGGCCCTCCGGGCACCAATGTCGTCGGCGTCGACTCGGCGTTCCTGGTGCACAACGACCGGACCTATCCAACGTTGTGCCGTTTGTTCGCCGAACTCGGCGTGGCCACCCAGGAGTCGGACATGTCGATGTCGGTGCGCGCCGACGACATCGGACTCGAATATGCCGGCGCCCTGGGCCCGCGCGGGCTGTTTGCTTGCCGTGGTTCGCTGCGGCCACGCCATCTGTGGATGCTTGCCGAAATCCTCCGCTTCCACCGCGCCGCGGTTGGACTGCTGCGTGCGGATGCCGACAGTGCGGAAGACCCGCCGGAGACGCTGGAAGCCTTCCTGAACCGGCACCGCTTCTCGCAGCATTTCGTCGACTACTTCATCACGCCCTTGGTCGCCGCGGTGTGGTCTTGCGGCGGAGCCGACGCCCTACGCTATCCGGCCCGGTATCTGTTCGTCTTCCTCGACCATCACGGCATGCTATCGGTGTTCGGCTCACCGAAATGGCGCACGGTCACCCGAGGTTCGGCCAATTACGTGCGGGCCATCGCAGCTCGGCTTGACGAGGTGTCGATCCGCACACCGGTGCACTCGCTGCGGCGGTTGCCCGCCGGCGTACTGGTCCAAGCGGGTGACAATGCGCCGCGATTGTTCGATGCGGCCGTCGTCGCCGTCCATCCCGACCAGGCGCTGCTGCTACTCGACGATCCGACACCGGCCGAGCGCGCCGTCCTGGGCGCGATTCCTTACTCCACCAACCGCGCCCAGCTGCACACCGACGAGTCGGTGCTGCCCCGCCACTACCGTGCCCGCGCATCCTGGAACTATCTGGTGTCGCCCGGAACGGATCATGTGGTGGTCAGCTACGACATCAGCAGGCTGATGCGCATCAACGCACGCCCCCACTTTCTGGTAACGCTGGGCGGCCATGACCGAGTCGATCCCCGCACGGTGATCGCCGAAATGACCTACAGCCATCCGCTGTATACACCGGAATCGGTTGCAGCCCAACGCCTATTACCGACGCTCGACGACGATCGGGTGGTATTCGCCGGCGCCTACCACGGCTGGGGATTCCACGAGGACGGCGCCGCGTCGGGGCTGCGCGCGGCCCGGCGGCTCGGCGCCGACTGGCCTGCAGCGACCACCGAGGAGGCGATGGCGACGTGTTGA
- a CDS encoding RND family transporter — protein MSTHYANDPDTNTHPEKPFIARVIHAFAVPIILGWLAVCVALTIFVPSLEEVGQERSVSLSPKDAPSFEAMKRIGKVFHEGNSDSFAMIILESSQPLGTEAHKYYDSLVARLRADKKHVQSVQDLWGDPLTAAGVQSNDGKAAYVQLTLAGNQGEPLANESVEAVRNIVASTPAPTGMRTYVTGASALAADMHQSGDKSMIRITAVTVVVIFAMLLLVYRSIITVVLLLLTVGVELTAARGVVAILGHSGAIGLSTFAVSLLTSLAIAAGTDYGIFIIGRYQEARQAGEDKEAAYYTMYRGTAHVILGSGLTIAGATFCLSFARMPYFYTLGIPCAAGMLVAVAVALTLGPAVLHVGSRFGLFDPKRLLKVRGWRRVGTVVVRWPLPVLVATCAVALVGLLALPGYKTSYNDRDYLPGFIPANQGYAAAERHFSQARMKPEILMIESDHDMRNPADFLVLDKLAKGIFRVPGISRVQAITRPDGTTMDHTSIPFQISMQNAGQVQTLHYQRERMNDMLKQADEMAKSIAILKRMHSLMSEMADTTHRMVGDTEQMKEITEELRNHLADFEDFWRPIRSYFYWERHCYDIPICWSTRSIFDALDGVDQISEQITNLLGDLRNMDRLMPQMVAQLPLQIEAMENMRIMMLTMHSTMTGIFDQMDEMSDNATAMGKAFDAAKNDDSFYLPPEVFKNKDFQRAMNSFLSPDGHAARFIILHRGDPQSPEGIKSINAIHTAAEEALKGTPLEDAKIYLAGTAAVFHDISEGAQWDLLIAAISSLCLIFIIMLIITRAFIAAAVIVGTVALSLGASFGLSVLLWQHILSIHLHWLVLAMSVIVLLAVGSDYNLLLVSRFKQEIGAGLNTGIIRAMGGTGKVVTNAGLVFAFTMASMVVSDLRVIGQVGTTIGLGLLFDTLIVRSFMTPSIAALLGRWFWWPMKVRTRPPRAGVLPSELQSADRPMAMSGEQ, from the coding sequence GTGAGTACCCACTACGCGAACGACCCCGACACCAACACCCACCCTGAAAAGCCATTCATCGCCAGGGTGATCCACGCCTTTGCGGTGCCGATCATCCTTGGCTGGCTGGCAGTTTGCGTCGCCCTCACCATATTTGTCCCGTCGCTGGAGGAGGTGGGCCAAGAGCGATCAGTATCGCTGAGCCCCAAGGATGCGCCGTCGTTTGAGGCGATGAAGCGCATCGGAAAGGTCTTCCACGAGGGCAATTCCGACAGCTTTGCGATGATCATCCTGGAAAGTAGCCAACCCCTCGGCACCGAAGCCCACAAGTATTACGACAGCCTGGTCGCTCGATTGCGGGCCGATAAGAAGCACGTGCAGAGTGTCCAGGATCTCTGGGGGGATCCGCTCACGGCGGCGGGCGTGCAAAGCAACGACGGCAAGGCCGCCTATGTTCAACTAACCCTCGCCGGTAACCAGGGCGAACCGCTGGCCAACGAATCGGTCGAGGCGGTCCGCAACATCGTCGCCAGCACACCCGCGCCAACGGGCATGCGGACCTATGTCACCGGGGCGTCCGCACTCGCTGCGGATATGCACCAGAGCGGTGACAAGTCCATGATCAGGATCACCGCGGTTACCGTCGTCGTGATTTTTGCGATGCTGCTGCTCGTCTACCGTTCGATAATCACCGTGGTGCTGCTGCTGCTTACGGTGGGGGTCGAATTGACGGCGGCGCGCGGCGTCGTGGCCATTCTGGGGCATAGCGGAGCTATCGGACTATCCACCTTTGCGGTGAGCTTGCTTACTTCGCTGGCAATCGCGGCCGGTACGGACTACGGGATATTTATCATCGGCCGATACCAAGAAGCCCGCCAGGCCGGCGAGGACAAAGAAGCGGCCTACTACACCATGTACCGCGGGACCGCCCACGTAATTCTGGGTTCCGGATTGACCATCGCTGGCGCGACCTTTTGCCTGAGCTTTGCCCGGATGCCCTACTTTTATACCCTGGGCATCCCCTGCGCGGCGGGGATGCTGGTCGCGGTGGCGGTCGCGTTGACGCTGGGTCCGGCGGTACTTCACGTCGGCAGCCGGTTCGGCTTGTTCGATCCGAAGCGGCTGCTCAAGGTTAGGGGCTGGCGACGGGTCGGCACCGTGGTGGTTCGCTGGCCGCTGCCCGTCCTGGTGGCCACCTGTGCCGTTGCCCTGGTCGGTCTACTCGCCCTGCCCGGATACAAGACCAGCTACAACGACCGGGATTACCTACCCGGTTTTATACCCGCCAACCAAGGATATGCGGCCGCGGAGCGTCATTTCTCTCAGGCCCGGATGAAGCCCGAGATCTTAATGATCGAATCGGACCATGACATGCGAAATCCGGCAGACTTTCTAGTCCTGGATAAACTCGCCAAAGGAATTTTCCGGGTTCCTGGAATTTCCCGGGTGCAAGCAATAACCAGACCCGATGGAACGACGATGGACCACACATCGATACCGTTTCAGATCAGCATGCAAAACGCCGGTCAGGTGCAGACCTTGCACTATCAACGCGAACGCATGAACGATATGCTTAAGCAGGCCGATGAAATGGCCAAGTCAATTGCGATACTTAAGCGCATGCATAGCTTGATGTCGGAGATGGCAGACACTACGCACAGGATGGTCGGCGACACCGAGCAGATGAAAGAAATCACCGAAGAATTGCGCAATCACCTCGCGGATTTCGAAGATTTCTGGCGCCCGATCCGTAGCTATTTCTACTGGGAAAGGCATTGCTACGACATTCCCATCTGCTGGTCGACAAGGTCGATATTTGATGCGCTGGACGGGGTCGACCAAATTAGCGAACAAATCACCAACCTGTTGGGCGACCTACGCAATATGGATCGGCTCATGCCGCAGATGGTCGCCCAGCTCCCGCTGCAGATCGAAGCCATGGAGAACATGCGGATCATGATGCTGACCATGCACAGCACCATGACCGGAATCTTCGACCAGATGGATGAAATGAGCGACAACGCCACCGCCATGGGAAAGGCTTTCGACGCCGCCAAGAACGACGACTCGTTCTACCTTCCGCCGGAGGTCTTCAAAAACAAAGACTTCCAGCGCGCCATGAACTCGTTCCTGTCACCGGACGGGCACGCCGCGCGGTTCATCATCCTGCACCGGGGAGACCCCCAGTCACCCGAGGGCATCAAGAGCATCAACGCGATACATACGGCCGCCGAGGAGGCGCTCAAGGGAACTCCATTGGAAGACGCCAAAATCTATCTGGCCGGCACGGCGGCCGTCTTCCATGACATCTCGGAGGGTGCCCAATGGGACCTTCTTATCGCGGCAATTTCTTCGCTCTGTCTCATTTTTATCATCATGCTGATCATCACACGCGCCTTTATTGCCGCCGCGGTCATCGTGGGTACGGTGGCGCTTTCGCTGGGCGCTTCCTTCGGCCTGTCCGTGCTGCTCTGGCAGCACATTCTCTCGATCCACTTGCACTGGCTGGTGCTGGCGATGTCCGTGATTGTCCTGCTGGCGGTGGGGTCCGACTACAACCTGCTCTTGGTCTCCCGGTTCAAACAGGAAATAGGCGCCGGGCTGAACACGGGCATCATCCGTGCGATGGGCGGCACCGGCAAAGTCGTGACCAACGCGGGCCTGGTGTTTGCCTTCACCATGGCATCCATGGTCGTCAGCGACCTGCGGGTGATCGGTCAGGTCGGCACCACCATCGGGCTGGGTCTGCTGTTCGACACGTTGATCGTGCGCTCGTTCATGACGCCGTCCATTGCCGCGCTGCTGGGACGCTGGTTCTGGTGGCCGATGAAGGTGCGTACCCGGCCACCCCGAGCCGGGGTCCTACCCAGCGAACTCCAATCGGCGGACCGGCCAATGGCGATGAGCGGCGAACAATAG
- a CDS encoding MmpS family protein, which yields MSVANALKRAWILLVIAIVVAVAGFAVHRIRGFFGVHETGSMTSGISDDIKPFNPKQVTYEVFGPAGTVANINYLDINAQPRRVDNAPLPWSLAVTTTLPSVSVNVVAQGDSDMIGCRIIVNGVVKDERSVNGVNAQTFCVVKSA from the coding sequence GTGTCGGTGGCCAACGCGCTGAAGCGCGCGTGGATCCTTCTCGTCATCGCGATCGTGGTCGCGGTGGCCGGCTTCGCCGTCCACCGGATTCGTGGCTTCTTCGGCGTCCACGAGACGGGCTCGATGACCAGCGGCATATCTGACGACATCAAGCCGTTCAACCCGAAGCAGGTGACCTATGAAGTTTTCGGTCCCGCCGGGACGGTTGCCAACATCAACTACCTGGACATCAACGCCCAGCCCCGACGTGTGGACAACGCACCGCTGCCCTGGTCGTTGGCCGTCACGACCACGCTGCCCTCGGTGAGCGTCAACGTGGTGGCGCAAGGCGATAGCGACATGATCGGCTGCCGGATCATCGTGAACGGTGTGGTCAAGGACGAAAGGTCCGTGAATGGAGTGAACGCTCAGACTTTCTGCGTGGTGAAATCGGCATGA
- a CDS encoding PPE family protein — protein MTTAQIWMASPPEVHSALLSSGPGPGPLLAAATEWSSLAATYAAVAAELGELLAAVQAGVWQGPGAEAFAAACVPYLAWLSQTSADCAATAARLQVVAAAYTAALLAMPTLAELAANHVIHVVLVATNFFGINSIPIAVNEGDYVRMWAQAATAMATYQAVSNSAVASTPQTAPAPRILKFDAQTQNSGNSTDPRGRDPVDDFIAEILKIITGGRVIWDPEAGTVNGLPYDAYTNPGTLMWWIARTLELVQDFQEFAKLLFTHPVQAFEFLVNLILFDWPTHILQLATWLAENPQLLAVALTPAVSGLGAVAGFAGLAGLTPAPAVLSAAAPAAALPAMLPVLGTAPTVTAPATGASSGAAPATSTGTVAPAPTSASVPPHAGGFPPYLVGGGPGIGFGSGISARAKTSEPASDAAAAVAAPRASAREQERRRRRKAAKARGYGDEFVDIDSGFGPEAPVPDDQQGAWASNRGGGALGFADTVGKGTVAAPAGLTTLAGHEFDGGPRMPMVPGTWDHDPT, from the coding sequence ATGACGACCGCGCAGATCTGGATGGCCTCGCCACCGGAGGTGCATTCGGCGCTGTTGAGCAGCGGACCGGGGCCGGGGCCGCTACTGGCTGCCGCGACGGAGTGGTCGTCGCTCGCCGCCACCTACGCCGCGGTGGCGGCCGAACTCGGGGAGTTGTTGGCTGCGGTGCAGGCTGGGGTGTGGCAAGGGCCCGGCGCCGAGGCATTCGCAGCCGCGTGCGTGCCGTATCTGGCCTGGTTGAGCCAGACCAGCGCGGACTGCGCCGCGACGGCCGCCCGGCTACAGGTCGTCGCCGCGGCCTACACTGCCGCGTTGCTGGCGATGCCCACGCTGGCCGAGCTGGCCGCCAACCACGTGATCCACGTGGTACTGGTGGCGACCAACTTCTTTGGGATCAACTCCATCCCGATTGCGGTCAATGAGGGCGACTACGTGCGGATGTGGGCTCAGGCGGCCACCGCGATGGCGACCTACCAAGCGGTATCCAACTCGGCGGTGGCGTCGACGCCGCAGACCGCGCCGGCCCCGCGAATTCTGAAATTCGATGCCCAGACCCAGAACTCCGGGAACTCGACCGACCCCAGGGGCCGGGACCCGGTGGATGATTTCATTGCGGAGATCCTGAAGATCATCACCGGTGGTCGCGTGATCTGGGACCCCGAGGCCGGCACGGTCAATGGGCTCCCCTACGACGCATACACGAACCCCGGCACCCTGATGTGGTGGATTGCGCGAACCCTCGAACTAGTTCAGGATTTTCAAGAGTTCGCCAAACTGCTGTTCACACATCCAGTGCAGGCTTTCGAGTTCCTCGTCAACCTCATCCTGTTCGACTGGCCAACCCACATCCTGCAGCTGGCAACCTGGCTGGCCGAGAACCCGCAGCTGCTCGCGGTTGCGCTCACCCCGGCCGTCTCCGGGCTGGGGGCGGTAGCCGGGTTCGCGGGGTTGGCTGGCTTGACCCCCGCGCCCGCTGTGCTGTCCGCCGCCGCGCCCGCGGCGGCCCTGCCCGCAATGTTGCCGGTCCTCGGGACGGCTCCGACGGTCACCGCGCCGGCCACCGGCGCCTCCTCGGGCGCGGCGCCCGCCACCTCGACGGGCACCGTTGCGCCCGCTCCGACGTCGGCGTCGGTGCCCCCACACGCCGGGGGCTTTCCCCCTTACCTCGTCGGCGGCGGTCCGGGTATCGGCTTCGGTTCGGGGATATCTGCCCGCGCCAAGACGTCCGAACCCGCCTCGGATGCGGCCGCGGCCGTGGCCGCACCACGGGCGTCGGCTCGCGAGCAGGAGCGACGGCGTCGCCGGAAGGCGGCGAAGGCACGCGGATACGGCGACGAGTTCGTCGATATTGACTCAGGTTTTGGCCCGGAGGCGCCGGTACCGGACGATCAGCAGGGCGCTTGGGCATCGAATCGGGGTGGGGGCGCGCTGGGGTTCGCCGACACCGTGGGCAAAGGCACGGTGGCAGCGCCGGCGGGATTGACCACGCTGGCCGGTCATGAGTTCGACGGTGGCCCGCGGATGCCGATGGTGCCCGGTACCTGGGATCATGACCCAACATGA
- the mmpS4 gene encoding siderophore RND transporter accessory protein MmpS4, which yields MLSRTWIPVVVVVVVIVGGFTVHRIRGFFGSERRPSYADTNLENSKSFNPKHLTYEIFGPPGTVADISYFDVNSEPQRVDGAVLPWTLHITTNDAAVMGNIVAQGNSDSIGCRITVDGKVRAERISNEVNAYTYCLVKSA from the coding sequence GTGCTGTCGCGGACTTGGATTCCAGTGGTCGTCGTGGTGGTGGTCATCGTCGGGGGCTTCACCGTGCACCGGATCCGCGGCTTCTTCGGCTCGGAAAGGCGCCCGTCCTACGCCGACACTAACCTCGAAAACAGTAAGTCCTTCAACCCCAAACATTTGACTTACGAGATCTTCGGACCGCCCGGAACAGTCGCCGACATCAGTTATTTCGACGTCAATTCCGAGCCCCAACGGGTCGATGGAGCGGTACTGCCGTGGACACTGCATATCACTACCAACGACGCAGCGGTGATGGGAAATATTGTGGCGCAGGGTAATAGCGACAGCATTGGCTGCCGGATAACCGTGGACGGCAAGGTCAGGGCAGAGCGGATTTCCAACGAGGTCAATGCCTACACCTACTGTTTGGTGAAATCCGCGTGA